In the Hordeum vulgare subsp. vulgare chromosome 7H, MorexV3_pseudomolecules_assembly, whole genome shotgun sequence genome, one interval contains:
- the LOC123408662 gene encoding probable LRR receptor-like serine/threonine-protein kinase At1g63430, giving the protein METDADGDACDWRGIICSSPHGFIVSLRPSNASLKGFIAPELGQLGFLQELYLDQNLLFGTIRKQLGSLRNLSALDLGANRLASPIPPELSGLNSVSVINLHSNGLTGNIPPRLGKLPNLVQLRLDRNRLKGSIPGGNATSFSPMEDTGTKTMKQLKKATGEERTPRDDPMRIEGYTCSIKGCLMSFDMKNELSLHERHICPVDGCGKKFFTPKHLL; this is encoded by the exons atggag ACGGACGCCGACGGGGACGCGTGCGACTGGCGCGGCATCATTTGCTCCTCGCCCCACGGCTTCATCGTCTCCTT GAGGCCGTCGAACGCGTCGCTCAAGGGGTTCATCGCGCCGGAGCTCGGGCAACTCGGCTTCTTGCAGGAGTT GTATTTGGATCAAAACCTGCTTTTCGGCACCATCCGGAAGCAGCTAGGCTCGTTGAGGAACCTCAGCGCCCTGGATTTGGGCGCTAACCGGCTTGCTAGCCCTATTCCTCCTGAGCTGAGTGGACTGAATAGCGTGAGCGTAAT AAACTTGCATTCCAACGGGCTAACCGGGAACATACCACCGCGGCTGGGCAAGCTACCAAATCTTGTTCAGCTTAGGTTGGACAGGAACAGGCTGAAAGGGTCAATTCCAGGTGGCAATGCTACTAGTTTTTCTCCTATGGAAGATACCGG AACCAAAACGATGAAGCAACTGAAGAAAGCCACGGGAGAGGAGAGGACTCCAAGAGATGATCCAATGCGCATCGAAGGGTACACGTGCAGCATCAAGGGTTGTTTGATGAGCTTcgacatgaagaatgaattgtccCTGCATGAGCGCCACATCTGCCCGGTGGATGGCTGTGGAAAGAAGTTCTTCACGCCCAAGCATCTGCTGTAG